The following proteins are co-located in the Candidatus Bathyarchaeota archaeon genome:
- a CDS encoding CopG family transcriptional regulator, producing MTKKKEQERKKFTTVSIPIPLFKKVEERIKDTGFTSVSSYVAYVLREIIAEEEDEEPFSEEDKERVKERLRALGYID from the coding sequence GAAAGAAATTCACCACAGTCTCTATTCCAATACCCCTCTTCAAAAAAGTCGAAGAAAGAATCAAAGACACAGGCTTCACATCAGTTTCAAGCTACGTCGCCTACGTGCTGCGAGAAATAATAGCTGAAGAAGAAGATGAAGAACCCTTCAGCGAAGAAGACAAAGAAAGAGTCAAGGAAAGATTGAGAGCACTAGGCTACATTGACTAG
- the sat gene encoding sulfate adenylyltransferase, protein MPKPHGGKLINRVLREREREKALETAVRLEKIEVSDAVASDIENIAKGVFSPLEGFMNREELEAVLHLMRLPSDLAWTIPVLLDVSKSRAERFDEGDEMALYFHGKPLALMHLEEKYSFDKDELANHTFGTLDLAHPGVVMTKGLGEIFLGGKIDLINEPEGPYDQYKLEPLETRVLFEEKGWKTVVGFQTRNPPHLGHEYVQKTALAFVDGVFINPVIGKKKKGDFKDEVILEAYNALMKNYYLKKSVVMSILPFEMRYAGPREAIFHAIVRKNFGCTHFIVGRDHAGVGNFYGPYDAQKIFDEFPDLGISLLFFKSFFYCKRCSAVTNEKACPHGEKEHINFSGTKIRKMFSEGQIPPKKLMRPEVAEVIARHPNPFVE, encoded by the coding sequence ATGCCAAAACCACACGGTGGCAAGCTAATAAACAGGGTTCTAAGAGAACGAGAAAGGGAAAAAGCGTTAGAAACGGCTGTAAGATTAGAGAAAATTGAAGTTTCAGATGCAGTTGCAAGCGATATCGAAAATATTGCTAAAGGAGTTTTTAGTCCTCTTGAGGGTTTTATGAACCGAGAAGAACTTGAAGCAGTATTGCATTTGATGCGGCTTCCCAGCGATTTAGCGTGGACAATTCCAGTTTTACTTGACGTTTCAAAGAGCAGAGCTGAGAGATTTGATGAAGGAGACGAGATGGCACTATACTTCCATGGCAAGCCTTTGGCGTTGATGCATCTTGAGGAGAAATACAGTTTTGACAAAGATGAACTGGCAAACCACACATTTGGCACACTAGATTTGGCTCATCCAGGAGTGGTAATGACTAAAGGCTTAGGAGAAATTTTTCTGGGAGGCAAAATAGACTTAATCAACGAACCAGAGGGACCCTATGACCAGTACAAGCTGGAACCTTTGGAGACAAGAGTGTTATTCGAAGAGAAAGGTTGGAAGACCGTTGTGGGGTTTCAGACGCGGAATCCGCCGCATCTCGGGCACGAGTACGTGCAGAAGACTGCGCTTGCTTTTGTTGACGGCGTTTTCATAAATCCTGTGATTGGTAAGAAGAAGAAAGGCGATTTCAAAGACGAAGTAATCCTTGAAGCTTATAATGCTTTGATGAAAAACTACTACCTTAAAAAGTCAGTAGTAATGTCTATTTTACCTTTCGAAATGCGCTATGCAGGTCCGAGAGAAGCCATCTTTCATGCCATTGTTAGGAAAAACTTCGGCTGCACCCACTTTATTGTTGGCAGAGACCATGCGGGTGTAGGTAATTTCTATGGTCCTTATGATGCTCAAAAAATCTTTGACGAGTTTCCAGATCTCGGCATTTCACTGTTGTTTTTCAAGTCGTTCTTCTACTGCAAACGATGCAGCGCCGTCACCAACGAGAAAGCATGTCCTCATGGCGAAAAAGAGCACATTAATTTTAGTGGGACAAAGATACGGAAAATGTTTTCAGAAGGACAGATTCCACCGAAGAAGTTGATGCGTCCTGAAGTT